The sequence below is a genomic window from Deltaproteobacteria bacterium.
GTTACGCGCGGTCGAGGCAGGTCGAAGCTTGATGCATGTTGGTCAACACGGTCTAACCCATGTGGTATCCGCAGAGGGCATACGTTCTAAGCAGTTGTCTGAATTTGTGGGGGAAGTGTTGAATTACGAGGTGAAGGTTTACAAAGGTATCACCCCGTTTCAGCGCCTGCGTCACTTCATCGGTTATGGGCTTGGATTAATGGCCGTGCTTTCTTTATTCCTAACATTTTTCAGGAAAAACCAAAGGGCTGCGTAAATCGCGACGAAGCAGAGGTAGCCGATGAGATCGTGTGCCACATCCCATGCCCATGGATGACGGTCCAACCAGAGGTCGGCGGCATGGGTGCTGATGGCTACGCGCAGTATGTTGCCCAGTAAACCAGCAAAAGGCGTCACGATGGCAAGCCACTTTTGCTGCGTAGGGTCTTCGAGAAAGATGAGTCCTAGAGTAAGCCCGAGCGTGGCAAAGCTTAAAAGGGGACCCAGCCCGGCGCACAAAGGTGTTACGTGGAGCTGTAGATTTTCGGTGGCGAGGGTCGGAACATGCATTTGCACAACGTCGACTGAGAGTCCGGTCGCATTGACAATTACGGCGGCTGTAAAGGCAGTGAGTTGTCCTAAAAAGTCATTCAAGAAGACGTCTAGATGGTTTTCCCAAGGAACGGTGAGGAACATCAGGCAACCAAAAAGTACGGATCGATGTTTTTGACGTTTAAGAGCCAGCGCTCCGATCGCAAAGGCGAGCAGGCCGCGAAGAGTACCTAAATTGAGTGAAATCAGCTCGGACCCGTAGAAAACGATCCAAATAGCGAAGTATGAGATAAATAGTTTGAGCGCGGGTGACCTAATAATGCCTCGCTCCATCTGCCAAAATTTACTTAGATGGTTTGCGCAACCATGCACCGAAGCAAACGGATGCTGCTGCAGCGACTAAAGGTACTAAGCTCAGTGATACACTGGCCGAGCGTACGCCGCCGCCGCCACCACCGCCGCCGGCGAGGGCAAGCTGTGGTAAAATCATGATACAACCAAAAACAAGAGCGTTTTTAACGGTTTGAGACATTAGAGACACAAGGACACCTCCCCAGATACCTTACTATAGACCAGGTTAATGAACCTTTCATGACAATTTGTCCAGCCTCTGTATTTTAGTTCATCCAACTGCCCCTTGAAAGATGTTTGAGAAAAGCCCATAACCTTGTCTAAATTCCAGTGCGAAGCTGATTTCGCATCAAGCTGCAGGCAGTTCGACACGACCTAAGGGAGATCATATAACTTTAGGACGATGAAGCCGCGAATTGGCTCAATGTTGTGTACGAGAGGATATAAAAGTGAGTGAAACCGCTAAGATAAGTCTAGATGGTGCCGATTATGAACTACCCATAACCAAAGGTTCCGAGGGTGAGATTGGTATTGAGGTTTCTTCTTTTCGAAGCAAATCTGGGGCGATTACCTTGGACCCTGGCTATGGAAGCACAGGCTCATGCACCAGTGGTGTAACATTTTTAAATGGTGAGCAGGGGATCTTGCGTTACCGAGGTTACCCAATTGAGCAATTGGCTGAGAAGTCGACTTTTCTCGAAGTAGCTTACTTGCTGATTTACGGTGAGCTGCCAGCAAGAGATGAATTGACTCAGTTCCGAACATCCGTGACCCGGCACACGCTGATTCATGAAGACATGCGACGCTTTTTCGATGCCTTCCCGCCTGATGCGCACCCGATGGCGATTGCATCCTCAGTGGTTTGTGGCCTCTCTACATTCTACCAGGATAGCTATCCTGCGAAGAATAAAGAAGAGATGGACCAAAGCATGATTCGCTTGATTGCGAAGCTGCCAACCATCGCAGCTTTCGCTTATCGCAAGTCACGTGGCTACCCACTGATTTATCCTGATAACGCTTTGGGTTACTCAGCGAACTTTCTACGCATGATGTTTGGTATGCCAACAGAGCCATTTGTTGTCGATCCGGATATTGCACGAACATTGGATATCCTTT
It includes:
- a CDS encoding exosortase/archaeosortase family protein, translated to MERGIIRSPALKLFISYFAIWIVFYGSELISLNLGTLRGLLAFAIGALALKRQKHRSVLFGCLMFLTVPWENHLDVFLNDFLGQLTAFTAAVIVNATGLSVDVVQMHVPTLATENLQLHVTPLCAGLGPLLSFATLGLTLGLIFLEDPTQQKWLAIVTPFAGLLGNILRVAISTHAADLWLDRHPWAWDVAHDLIGYLCFVAIYAALWFFLKNVRNKESTAINPSP
- a CDS encoding citrate synthase, producing MSETAKISLDGADYELPITKGSEGEIGIEVSSFRSKSGAITLDPGYGSTGSCTSGVTFLNGEQGILRYRGYPIEQLAEKSTFLEVAYLLIYGELPARDELTQFRTSVTRHTLIHEDMRRFFDAFPPDAHPMAIASSVVCGLSTFYQDSYPAKNKEEMDQSMIRLIAKLPTIAAFAYRKSRGYPLIYPDNALGYSANFLRMMFGMPTEPFVVDPDIARTLDILLILHADHEQNCSTSTVRMVGSAQTNLFASISAGICALWGPLHGGANQAVLEMLNLIQNSGMTVQEFIAKVKDKKSEIRLMGFGHRVYKNFDPRATILKKQCDIVLEKLGVNDPLLEIAKELEAAALEDEYFKERRLYPNVDFYSGIIYKALGFPTDMFTVLFSMGRLPGWIAQWKEMREDPQTRIGRPRQIYTGANERDYTPLHER